The Luteolibacter arcticus genome segment CGCTGCCTCAGTATTTCATGAAGCACGGCTACCGCGCCGAGGCGGTCGGCAAGATCCTCCACACCGGCCACGGCAATGTCGACGAAGCCGCATCGTGGAGCGTCGCGACGGTGATCCCTAAAGTCGTCGAATACCTCGATCCCAAGAACTCCGCCGATGGCCAGCTCACGCGCGAAGAGGCGTTCTTCACCAATCAGAAGCTCGGAGAAATCGGCAAGCTGCCACGTGGATCCGCCTGGGAGTCGATGGAAGTGAGCGACGAAGGGTACTCCGACGGCCGGACCGCGACGGAGATCATCAAGCGCCTGCAGGCCGCGAAGGAGCGGAAGGACACGCCATTCTTCATCGGCGTCGGCTTCGTGAAACCGCACCTGCCATTCTCGGCGCCCCAGAAGTACTGGGACCTCCATGACCCCGCGAAGTTCCAACTCGCGGCGAATCAGAAATCGCCGGAAGGGGCGCCGCCCTACGCTGGCAAGCACGGCGGAGAGATTTCCAATTTCGATCCCGTGAAGCCGAATGGCGATGTGAACGACGAGGTCGCCCGCAAGTTGATCCATGGCTACTACGCCGCCAGCAGCTACATGGATGCGCAGCTCGGACGCGTGATCGACGAACTCGACCGCCTCGAGCTTTCAAAGAACACCATCATCGTGCTGTGGGGCGATCACGGATGGCATCTCGGCGATCACGGCATCTGGACAAAGCACACGAACTACGAGCAGGCGAACCGCATCCCGCTTTTCATCATCGCACCCGGGATGAAACCCGGGGCAACCCGCCAGCTTGCCGAAACCGTGGACATCTATCCGACGCTGGCAGATCTTGCCGGATTGCCGAAGCCCGCGGTCCCGCAGCCGATCGACGGGTTGAGCCTGGTTCCAGTCCTCAAGGACCCGTCGGTTAGAATCCGCGACAACGCCACCCATGCCTTCCCGCGTGGCGAGGGCCGCATCGGCCGCGCGATCCGCACCGAGCGCTACCGCTTGGTCGAGTGGAAGAGGCCCGGCACGCCATCCGACGACGCGGACTTCGAGCTCTACGACTACGAGTCAGATCCCGCCGAGTCCGAGAACCTTGCCAAGAAGAAGCCGGAGGTGGTGAAAGAACTGCGCGCCATGCTCGCCCGCCAGCCGGAGGCCGAGCCACGCCCGATTAACCTCCGGAAGTAAATGAGCCGAAGCGGCGTCCAGTGGATCGACTCTCCGAAGAAAGCCCGATGACTTTCCCTCCACCGGCTCGTAGCATCCGGTCGTGAAATCGCTGCT includes the following:
- a CDS encoding sulfatase, with amino-acid sequence MKRLLPVLLALFSGLSAEEKPNVLLICVDDLKPALGCYGDKLARTPNLDRLAARGMRFDLAYCNQSVCAASRNNLLLGSRSTSLGIYDLGTNFRRAVPDAVTLPQYFMKHGYRAEAVGKILHTGHGNVDEAASWSVATVIPKVVEYLDPKNSADGQLTREEAFFTNQKLGEIGKLPRGSAWESMEVSDEGYSDGRTATEIIKRLQAAKERKDTPFFIGVGFVKPHLPFSAPQKYWDLHDPAKFQLAANQKSPEGAPPYAGKHGGEISNFDPVKPNGDVNDEVARKLIHGYYAASSYMDAQLGRVIDELDRLELSKNTIIVLWGDHGWHLGDHGIWTKHTNYEQANRIPLFIIAPGMKPGATRQLAETVDIYPTLADLAGLPKPAVPQPIDGLSLVPVLKDPSVRIRDNATHAFPRGEGRIGRAIRTERYRLVEWKRPGTPSDDADFELYDYESDPAESENLAKKKPEVVKELRAMLARQPEAEPRPINLRK